The nucleotide window TACTAAACCACGATTTCTTATTACTAAACTAGCTGCAAAATCACGATTACAACTAAACCCACATTCAGGGCAAGTATAAAGTCTTTCACTTAATTCTTTTTTGCCTGTATGAACTCCACAATTAGGACAAATCTGTGAAGTGTAATTCTTATCTACTTTGGCAAAATAAACATCTCTTTTCCAACAAACATGAGACAATATTTCAAAGAATTGACCAAAACTGGCATCTAGATTATGCTTACAAAGCATATTCCTTCCCCAAGCTCTAAAATCAATATCTTCTACAAATATCATCCCATTTCCATCGCAAAGTCGATGAGCTAATTTGTAGTGAAAGTCTTTTCTTGTGTCTGATAAGGTCTGATGTAATCTGGCTATCTTTCTATTTAACTTATGACGATTATTAGACCCTTTTTTCTTGTTCTTTAATCTTCTTTGCAGCAATCGCAGCTTGCGGTGAAGTTTATTAAAGAATCTGGGTCTTTTAATCAGTTCATTATTAGAAGTAACAGCAAAATAATCTAAACCTATATCGATACCTAACGGATTACCATGAGGAAAAGGATTAGGAACATTAACATCTGCCTGAAAACAAAGGTTAATAAAATATCCTGAAGCTTTCCTAATTACTCTAGCTTGTTTAAGAACAAATCCCTCTGGTATTGGTCTTGATAATTTCATCTTGACTAATCCAATACTAGGTAACTTAATGTAGTTATTAGCAATCGGATTAGTTTTAAACTGAGGGAATACAAACGACCTCATTCTATATTTATTCTTAAAACGAGGAAATCCTTTATTTAAAGATTTCATTTGGGCAAAAGCTCTGTCTAGTTGACGTAGCACTTGCTGAAGCACTTGGGCGTTTATATCTTTTAAATCAGTACAGACTTTTCTAGCTTCAGTCAAAGATGCTGTTTGTAATTTATAAGAAGGATAAGGAGCGTCAGCAGGAATGATATATTCTTTTTCTAAAGAACACTTATTAGTATCACTTTTGCGTGAGTTGCTCCAATCTTTTCTCTCAGCTAAAGCATAATTCCAAACTTTACGACAAGCTGTAAGATAATTTTCAATCTCTTTAACTTGTTGTCTAGCTGGTTTTAGCTTAAACTGATAATTACAAGTAAGCATACTCTTTCGACTTCTAACTTATACCTAAGTTACCATGTTCTACACAAAATGTCAATCATGTAGCGGTGCTTCGCGGTTAAGTTTGTTGGTCGCAATTCATACAAGCGTTAATTTTGGTTGGTCTTTTTATCGAAAAATTTAACGGGAGTCCTCTTGCTCCATTTAGATAGCTTCTGACTCTCTGGCTCTTGACACTTGTTGTAGTAAATTAGGCAAGGCGATCGCCGCTAAGATTCCGACTATAATCACAACGATCATCAGTTCTAATAAGGTAAATCCCCCTTGCAATTTTCGTCGGACTGGGGAAAGTAGGAAATACCTTTTCAGCATCAACATCAGTGATGTGTTATCTGTGATAGATTTTGATCCCATAATTCTCTGGCGTTGATCACTGTATCTAAATCTAGGGTAGATATAGATTAGCTAAAATCGGATGATCTTAATCACTATCGAGAGTTGATCTTGATCACCCAAGAATTAATCAATGATAATTATTGATTATTGATTATCCTTGATATCTTATCCCTTATTTTTTAGAGCCAACTAATAGGAATACTAGAGGTTAAATTAATAGGACAAGAGTCTAAACAAGGTTGAGTTTCTTCATCTAAAACTGACTCAACTTGCTGATAAATGGCTTCTGCTTCTTCCCAAGAATTGCCAATACAGGTTAATCCCAATTTGCCAAATTCTGATAAAGCTCCCATTAAATGAAACACTGTGCCGGTTTTGGTACTGCTGTCAAAATGTAAGCGATAAGTCGCAATAATATCCATTAAATCATCCGGAAGTAATCCTTTATATTGGGGTTTTTGCAAATTATCTGAAGCAATATAATATTTTTCTCGATCGGGTTGAGAGTAAAACAGTCCTGTTTGATCATCATACATCCCATTTGTCAATAATTTTAAAGTCATAAAAGGATGGGTCGTTCCTCCCTTGCGTAAATTAATTTCTATGGCTTGAATATCCCATTGACCATTATCTTGACAAACGGCAATAAAATCAACTCCAAACCGTTCCATAGCTCCTTTTTTGGCTAAGGTTTCTCCGACTTTTAATCCTAATTCTTGTAATTGTAAACGATAGTTACTATCAGCCGGAAACCGACACCCTTGATAAATTTGTTGGTCAATTCCGCCTAAAATTTGATCGTGAGTAGAAATAATTTTTACCTCTCCGGTAGGAGAAATAAATCCTTGAACACTGGGAGAGCGTTTATTTTCCCCTTCTATAAAGGCTTCTGCAATTGCCCCCAATTCAGGAATCCGACTGGAAAAACTTGACCAAGTTTCATCTTTTGATTGAAATTTTAAATGGGTTAAATGTTTTTCTATCCCTATCATTCTTTCAGATGAACTGACTTTATTGGGGGCTATATTTTGAATTGGGTTTAACTCTAAAATCGCGTTACCTTCCCCAGAAAATCCTTCATTAAGTTTAATCACCATTCTTTGAAGATCGGGTTGACGTTCCCAAAGTTGAGAAATTTCTTTAACTAAATCTTCAACCCGATGAACTAATGGACTCCCATCAGGATGAGGGATATGACAATGGGCAAAAATTTCTCGACTGCCACTTTTAGATCCCCAATATAATAATTCAGGAGAGGCAGCAAATAAAGGAACATTTAACTGTAACGATAATTCCTCTTCTAAATAAGTAGAATTAAAACAAACAATAAAAGATTTACCCGGACGTAAAGCCCGACGAATACGTTCTACTAGACGAGGACGATCTAATATTTTTTGAGTTAGGGGGATAAAAGAGTTATCATAAGTGCTTAAAAGTAACAGACGATCGCGGGCATGAGAAAAAGGAATTCCGGGCAATAATTGTAAATAGTAATCAATCACCATTCTTGACAAGGGTTGGGCTGTCACATAAATTAGACGAGTTTTAGGGTTTCGCAGCCGAATCAAAGAAAATAATAGACGTTCTTCGTAATGGAGAAAGCCGGCGACTTTTTGTCCTACCCGTTGATCGATACTAAAAGAGGGGATGACTAAAATATCATTATCATCTTGCTCTAATATATCCGCCTGTTGCCAACGCTGTCTTAACTGGTTTTGAAGTTCCCGAAATCTTTCTATTTTGTCCGGTCGATCATTAATTTTTATTTCCATTTCCCCCCAAGCCTTTGTATCCTCTTCTTTAATATGATAGCCTTTTATCCCATTATTTAACTGATAATTCATAATTTATTATTAAACTTTAAATAACTATTATTACTTTATTGAGCAGTGATCTCATTTGAGTAATCTAAGTCTCCCACTCCCCCAAAACCGAGAAAACTATCAACGGGAATAATTTTTTTAACCTAGGTCTAGTTTTTTGTATCTAGGGTTTAATCCCCTAAAAAATATTTTATACTACAGATATATTTAATGGAAGAATTTACGAAAAACAATAGTCTTATTGAAGATGCGATGGCTGTCAAGAGCAAAAAGGCGATTGGCTCAATTATCTCCAGAGAATTCATTATATTTTTGAGCTTTCGTGATTGTCTCGTTTTTGGTTAAGGGTCATTTTTATTATTCCTTTTGGATTAAATAAAAATCTATGATGGACTTATTTTAGAGGATAAGATACCTCTAGAGTAAGATCCCAATTGATTAATCATATCTAATATTAGAATAATAGAAGTCAACTTAGGGCTATTTTCTAAACACTAACTAATTCCTATTGTTGCTTACCGCTTCAGAACATAACTCGGTTATACAAAAGAGGTTAAAATGGCTATTCAACAAATAACTGATAACAATATTAATGATTATACGCTACAAATTTCAGATAACAACATTCTTTGGACAAATCAAGATCCTAATACCTTTATTACTGCGCTTTATTTATATAATGGCAGTCAAACTATAGAAATAGATAGAGATGAACTCTCTACAACTTTGGGATTATCAGGTAACAATGTTGTTTGGAAAACTCCTCTTGGCCGTAATACTTATAATGAAAATTTATATTTATATAATGGCAGCGAAATTATCCAAATAGATTCTAACAATCATTATGACTGGGTCAGAATTTCAGGGGATAATGTTGTTTGGTCGGCTTCTGATGGGACTGATAATGAAATTTATTTGTACAATGGAAGTCAAACTCTTCAACTAACTAATAATGATATCAATGATATTAATCCCCTAATTTCAGGAAATAATATCGTTTGGTCTAGTTATGATGCAAATAATAATTATGAAATTTTCTTTTATAATGGAAGTCAAGTTATCCAAATAACCAATAATAATATTGGAGATTTTAATCCCGAAATTTCAGGAAATAACATCGCTTGGTCGGGTTATGTTAACGGTAATAGTGAAGTTTTCTTCTATAATGGTAGCGAAACTATTCAATTAACTAATAACGATATTGATGATTATTCTCCCCAAATTTCAGGAAACAATATTGCTTGGTCGACTCCTAATAAAGAAATTTATCTTTACAACGGGAGTCAGATTATCCAATTAGCGAATAACTATAACAACGATTTGTCTCTCAAGTTTTCAGGAGATAATCTTGTTTGGTCGGGTAATGATGGAAATGACAATGAAATTTACTTCTACAATGGGAGTGAAGTTATTCAACTGAGTAATAATAATATCGATGATCGGGTTTCGCAAATTTCAGGAAATACGGTTCTTTGGGTGAGTGATGATGGCACTGATAAAAATGTTTACTTCTATAACGGTAGCCAAGTTATTCAATTAACTAATAATAATATCGATAATTATTCTGATAGTGATTATCCCAAACTTTCAGGAAACTATATCGTTTGGGCAGCTTCCGATGGAACTGACAATGAAATTTATCTAGCTGATACTCGTGAGTTTGCTTCATTGAATCAAGCACCTGTTTATCGCTTTTACAATTCTGAAACCCAAAAACATTTTTATACCGCTACTCCCTCAGAAAGAGATTATCTTCTTCAATCTCTTCCCCAGTATCAAGAAGACGGTATTGCTTTTTTTGCTAGTCAAAATCCTCAACCCAATTTATTACCGGTTTATCGTTTTTTCAATTCAGTCACACAAGATCATTTTTTTACGGCTAGTGAAACTGAACGAGAATATCTCGTTAATACTCTTAATGATTATCAATTTGAAGGCATTGGCTTTTATACTTATGGAGCAGATGCTAATTTAGGGACGGATGTTCAGCGTTTCTTTAATCCAACAACACAAGCGCATTTTTACACCACTAATCCAACAGAACAAGCTTATGTTCAGAGTTTAGGTTTTGTCTTTGAAGGAGTGGCATTTGAAGCGAGTTGACTTATAGCAGTTTCCATAGTGGTGAGGTACAGAATCTTGGGTTTTAGGGAACAGGAAAATGTACTTCATAGCTTTGGAAATTGCTATAAAATTTGGTAAAATTACGAAGTTTTAGCTTTGATTCTCTTTCAACTCTTGGGAATCTTCATCTTTCTTTTTTTCAGTCAGATGGCTTTGCGCATACATTAAATAGCTACTGAGAGCAATTAATAAAATAGCACCAGAAACATAGACAAGATCAATAGATTTTTCAATTTCTAAAGTTAGAACTTGCTTAAATAAACTGACGATCAAAGCGACAATAATAACTTGGATTATTTTCCCTTTTAATTCTTCAAGAGAATTAGTTACTAAGACATGACTAATTTCACTTTTTAATCTAATATCTAGTTTAGAAATAAAAATTTCATAAACCCCAAAACTAAAAATCAATAAAACAATTCCAATTAAATAATAATCAATTCCTCCAATAATATGAGAGACAACTTCAATCACCTCATCACTCTTAAATTGATAATTAAACAAAAGATTAAGTCTCATTCCATAAACAACCTCTAATGTTCCTAAAATAAAAAAATTTAAAGCACTTAATAAACCAAAAATAACGGGAATGAGAGTAAATATCCGAAAATTCCAGACAATAAATTCAAAAATTTGCTCGATTTTTTTTAAATTTAACATTATTAATATATTAACTTAGGATGATTTGAAGGTTTTTTTCTAAACCTTGTATGACTACCTAGTTAATATTGTACTTGCTTTCAGGTTTGATGCCTAAAATTCCCCTAATATCGGAGTAATCCTTAATTTAACCCTTTCTTCCGTCTCTGGTATCCTTTAATTATTTTCGATTTCAAAAACAGCATGACGAATTTGTTCAGGAGTTTGATAAATTTGGCGTGGCAACTGTTTAACCCGTCGGAGAATTCTTTCATCCACTCCTTTATACTCGGCTGTTTTGAGTAAATCTCGTTTACTGATGGGATAGTTAATTTGGGCTAAAAATTTGTCCAGTTGAACCGGATTAACTTGAGTGACCGTTCTTTTAGCTAATCTTAAAATAGCTTGAATCACTCTATCTAAGGTTAGATATTGCTTTGAGGGTAACTGTTTAAATGAGCGTAAAAATCTTTCATCCAACCCTTTATATTCTGCATATCTAATTAAATTCTGTTTATTGATTGGATAATCAACTTTTGCTAGGGTTTTGGTTAATTGTCCTAAATTAACTTTAGCCATAATTGATTTCCTCAATAATTATTACAAGGGTTTTCAGTAGTTATAATTACTCTAGAGAAAATCCCCCTTTATTTCAAACCAGTCCTGAAGCCATACTAACTCTTATAAGACGATGGCTTTAATTAGACTTAAATTTTTTCAGATTTGCGCTAATCTTCGCTACTATACTCGAAATCTCAAAATATACTTGATTTCAAGACTAAATAACCGAGTCTTCTGCCCTCTGCCTCCTTCACAATTAAACTTGAGAATAAGACCGAGAACGAGCAATTCTCACGCTTAAAAAGATTACAGGAATCATCCCCACTAAGACAATAGCTAATGCGGGCGCTGCTGCTTCGACTAACCTTTCATCAGAGGCATATTGATAGACTCGCACTGCAAGAGTATCAAAATTAAACGGACGTAAGACTAAAGTTGCGGGTAATTCCTTCATTACATCTACAAAAACTAACATCGCTGCGGTTAACATTCCTCCCGACATCAACGGAAGATGGATATTAATTAACGTGCTAGTTGCTCCATATCCCAAACTTCGAGAGGCATCATCTAAACTCGGTTTAATTTTATTTAAACTTGATTCTACTGCCCCTAAAGCTACGGCTAAAAATCGCACCAAATAAGCAAAAATTAAGCCGATAATTGTCCCACTCAACAGTAAATTACTAGAAACCCCGAAAGTAGAATTCATCCAATTATCTATACTATTATCTAACTGACCCATCGGAATTAACACCCCAACCGCAATCACGATGCCTGGAATGGCATAACCCATTGAAGTCAGCCGCACCGCCGAAACCATAGCCAAATTCCCATTTAACCGTTGTCCATAGGCCATGATTAATGACAGTATCATGGCTAATGCTCCACTAATTAAAGCTAGAATTAAACTATGTTTGGCGAGACTATAAAAGTTGTCATTGAGGGTAACTTCTGCATTGCGGATAGTCATATCGGCTAAATATATGGCAGGAGCAAGAAATCCTAAAGCCAAGGGAATAAAACAGCTTAATATCGCTAAAAGACTCCGAACTCCTTTTAATTGATATTTTTGTAATGAATGTTGACGGTTACTAATTTGATAATATTTAGCTTGGCGACGTGACCAACGCTCTACTATAATCAGAGCAAAAATAAATAACATTAAAAAAGCCGCTAACTGTGCCGCCGCTACTCTTGCTCCCATGCCAAACCAAGTATTATAAATTCCTGTGGTAAAGGCATTCACCCCAAAATATTGAACTGTGCCAAAATCATTGAGGGTTTCCATTAATGCTAAAGCTAACCCGGCCATAATTGCCGGACGCGCCAAGGGTAAAGCGACGGTAAAAAAACTCCGCCAAGGGTTACATCCCAGAGAACGACTCGCTTCTATAGTACAGACGGATTGTTCTAAAAAGGCAACTCTGGCTAATAGATAAACGTAAGGATACAAAACCAGAATTAACATAATTATAGCTCCCCAAAGCGATCGCACATTGGGAAACCAATAATCGTCCACACTACTCCAACCGAAAATCTGTCTCAGCCAAGTTTGTACAGGGCCGAAAAAGTCTAACATATCAGTATAGGTGTAAGCTAGGAGATAGGCAGGAGCAGATAAGGGAAGTAATAAAGACCATTCAAATAGACTAGCCCCCGGAAATTGACATAAAGTTACTAACCAAGCTGTCCCTACCCCTATCAGCAAAACTCCCGCACCTACCCCCAACATTAACCATAAGGAATTGAGAATATAATCTTTAAGAACTGTAGAGGCTAAATGTTGCCAAAGGTCACGAGTATCGGCAAAAATACTACTCGCCACGATGATGATAGGTGTACAGACCAAAATAGCAATTATACTAACCCCTATTGTCCAACTAGAGAGAGAGAGTTGGTTGAACCAGCTAGAAGTTTTCAGGTTTGTCAAGTTAGAATTGGCCATTGATAATCCCCTTAGATGTCATACATCATTATAGTAGTGGGGTTGAACAATGGATAATGGACAAGGGACAATGCAATTAATAATCAGCAAAATATTTTAGATTAATATTAGGGATTTAGGATGGTTTCCCCTTTTATAAATAAACAATTAGTTGTGCCTAAACTTAGAACTCTGTTCTTCATCCTATTGAGAAAGCCTATATTAGACCGCTTACATAAATCAGCCTAAAATCAATTTAACTCCAAAAATAATGAATTTATTGTCATGATTGAATGAGTGACTTCCTTGGCGTAAGAAGTCTATTTATCTAATTTCGCTGGCTACAGCAGCATATTTTTCGATTAATTTTTCTCCCTTTTCTCCTAATTGTTGTAATTTCATGGAAATCATTTTAATAGCCATCGGAGAGGGATTAGCGTGTCCTTTTTCCCAACGATTAACAGTAGTAAAAACTACCCCTACCATCATAGCGAATTGTTCTTGAGTCAAGTTCATTTCTTGACGTAAATTCCGAATTAATTTTCCGATTTCAGGCTGTGGTAAATTGAGTAAATTCATAGTTTTCATGGCTTATTTTCAAAATACACAAGTTAATCTTAACTTTGCACTCACTATAGTTAAACTATAACTTTTTAGCTCTTTTTTGATATCAGTATTTTTACGGAAATTAAATATATGTTTTAGGTTAAATCAAGGCAGAAATAATAAAAATTACTAAGTTAATTAGGGAAAGATTTTTAAAGTATTCATTAAGAGTTTAAGGATGAACACTACCATCGGGCATAATGGTTTCTGTAAAATTAATGCGACAAAGGCTACTATTGCGAAATTTAGTCCCTCTCAAATCCGCCCCCATTAAAGAAACATCAATCAGATTAGCCCCCTTTAAATTAACTTCTATTAAATAGGTTTGATGTAATAGTGCATAACCGAGGTTAGCATTTTTCAGAATAGCTGCACTCAAATTAGCTCCGACTAAACTAGCAGAACTTAGATCAATTTGACTCGATAATCTACCGGCTTGGAGACTCATTTCTGATAAATTAGCTAGATTTAAATTACTTTCTTTTAATTGTGCCCCACTGAGATTCGCTCCTTTTAAATTCGCTTTATGTAAATTAGAGCCTTGTAAAATAGCGCCTTGTAAATCTCCATTGCGGAGATTACTGCGACTTAAATCGGCTTTATACAAATTAGCCCCACTTAAATCAGCCCCATTTAAATTAGCCCGACTTAGATCAACTCGACTTAAATTAGCCCCCGTTAAATCAATTCCACTCAGATTAGCTTTACTTAAATCAGCCCGACTTAAATTAGCCCCATTCAGCTTCACCCCGACTAAATTAGCCCCACTCAGGTTAGCACTTTTAAAATCTACATTCGTTAAAATAGCTTGTTTTAGATTAGCATTACTCAGATTAGCATAGGTTAATTTAGCTCCTTCTAGGTTAACCCAACTGAGATCCGCATCACTGAGATCAGCCCCGATTAAATCTGCTTCTATTAATTGGGCACTAATTAATTTAGCGTGCATTAAATCAGCCCGATTTAAATTAGCTCTATTTAAATTAGTCCCGCTTAAATTAGCCCAATCTAGTGCCGTCCGACTTAAATTGGCTTCCATTAGTTCAGCTTGAATAATATTGATATTTTGTAAATCTAGCCGGCTGAAATCTCTATTTCCCTGTCCATATTGCCAGAGGATCTCCTGAACATCCATGTTATTATTATGATTTCAAATATTTAGAATTAATTTAGGCGTTAAGCTGACTTAACCTAACGCCTATCACCCTTACCAATAATGGATAATTGATAATTGAAAATGGATAATTAATTCAGTTTAAAGCCTAGAAAAGAAATGATCATTAATAATTGTTGATTTATTATTAATTTCATTATCCATTATCCATTATCCATTATCCATTATCCATTATCCATTGTTTAAGCAGTTAGAGAATTTTCCCAAGCTAGATAGGGTAACTTAGTCGCAGTCTCCTTAACCGTCTCAATATTTTGAATTAACTGTCCACAGCTATCCCAAGATCCCCCGATTAACATCTGTCTCGATCCTTCTCCCATTGTGACAGAAAAATTAAACTCTCCACATCGTACTTCCATTGCTTCTAAATCTAAAGTGATAGAGAGTTGGGGGTTATTTTGCAGTAGAGATTGAATTTGTTTGATGGTTTCTGGTGTAGCGGTGACGCAGGGAATTCCATTAGCAATACAATTACCAAAGAAAATTTCTGCAAAACTTTCACCAATAATCCCTTGTATTCCCCATCGCATAATCGCTTGTGGTGCGTGTTCTCTCGACGATCCACAGCCAAAATTAGCATTAACGACTAATAGATTAGCTCCCTGATATTGGGGCAAATCAAAGGGGTGTTCTCCGTTCATCTGGGTGCGATCATCCGCAAAAACCTGTTCCCCTAACCCATCAAAGGTGACGCAGCGTAAAAACCGCGCGGGAATTATGCGATCGGTATCGATGTCATTGCCGATGAGGGGGATACCTCGTCCTGATATTTGGGTAACTTGACTCATAGATTGATTGTTCATTATTAGCCATAGGAAGCTCTATCTTGATTTTAGACCCCCACAGGTATAGTTTCCGATGGGGGTCAATAATTTATTTTCTGGAATTGAGAGCTAGACTGTTATTTGAGCAACAGATCTAATTCAATTCCTCTCTATAAAGGTCTAAAATTTTATTAAGCTTCTTTCCAAAGTTCACAGACTTTACCCTCTGGTAGCCATTTTTGAATTTCTTGAATGCACTCCTCGGATAGTTCGTCTTTAGTCGCTTTAAAAACAGCTTTAACTACTTTTTCCCGGTTTTGTGAGGGAGATAATCCTCCTTCATTCGCCACTCGGAACAGAAAGTCATCGGAATCAATTTTGAAAATTCCAGGGCCTTGCCAAGGTGGACGTACCCGGCTTAAAAATCTGACGAGGGGATTACTATCTCTCCACATATCAGCGACTTCGATCTGTAAGACTTTTTCTTTGGTATCTAAAGCGGGATCGTGTAATTCATCCTCAACTTTTTTGGCATCTTCCGTCGACATTAAATCCCGCATAACACGATAGACAATTTCAGTAATGTCTCTAGCATCATAGGGATCAGCGAATCCCCCCTCACGCATCACTTTATCTAAAAACTGCTGATGTTCTTCTGGA belongs to Gloeothece citriformis PCC 7424 and includes:
- a CDS encoding helix-turn-helix domain-containing protein, with protein sequence MKTMNLLNLPQPEIGKLIRNLRQEMNLTQEQFAMMVGVVFTTVNRWEKGHANPSPMAIKMISMKLQQLGEKGEKLIEKYAAVASEIR
- a CDS encoding peptide ligase PGM1-related protein — its product is MEIKINDRPDKIERFRELQNQLRQRWQQADILEQDDNDILVIPSFSIDQRVGQKVAGFLHYEERLLFSLIRLRNPKTRLIYVTAQPLSRMVIDYYLQLLPGIPFSHARDRLLLLSTYDNSFIPLTQKILDRPRLVERIRRALRPGKSFIVCFNSTYLEEELSLQLNVPLFAASPELLYWGSKSGSREIFAHCHIPHPDGSPLVHRVEDLVKEISQLWERQPDLQRMVIKLNEGFSGEGNAILELNPIQNIAPNKVSSSERMIGIEKHLTHLKFQSKDETWSSFSSRIPELGAIAEAFIEGENKRSPSVQGFISPTGEVKIISTHDQILGGIDQQIYQGCRFPADSNYRLQLQELGLKVGETLAKKGAMERFGVDFIAVCQDNGQWDIQAIEINLRKGGTTHPFMTLKLLTNGMYDDQTGLFYSQPDREKYYIASDNLQKPQYKGLLPDDLMDIIATYRLHFDSSTKTGTVFHLMGALSEFGKLGLTCIGNSWEEAEAIYQQVESVLDEETQPCLDSCPINLTSSIPISWL
- a CDS encoding DUF2795 domain-containing protein — its product is MAKVNLGQLTKTLAKVDYPINKQNLIRYAEYKGLDERFLRSFKQLPSKQYLTLDRVIQAILRLAKRTVTQVNPVQLDKFLAQINYPISKRDLLKTAEYKGVDERILRRVKQLPRQIYQTPEQIRHAVFEIENN
- a CDS encoding DUF2267 domain-containing protein: MPDELLNKNLPEIDPTEVEDSRVKIPEEHQQFLDKVMREGGFADPYDARDITEIVYRVMRDLMSTEDAKKVEDELHDPALDTKEKVLQIEVADMWRDSNPLVRFLSRVRPPWQGPGIFKIDSDDFLFRVANEGGLSPSQNREKVVKAVFKATKDELSEECIQEIQKWLPEGKVCELWKEA
- a CDS encoding ABC transporter permease encodes the protein MANSNLTNLKTSSWFNQLSLSSWTIGVSIIAILVCTPIIIVASSIFADTRDLWQHLASTVLKDYILNSLWLMLGVGAGVLLIGVGTAWLVTLCQFPGASLFEWSLLLPLSAPAYLLAYTYTDMLDFFGPVQTWLRQIFGWSSVDDYWFPNVRSLWGAIIMLILVLYPYVYLLARVAFLEQSVCTIEASRSLGCNPWRSFFTVALPLARPAIMAGLALALMETLNDFGTVQYFGVNAFTTGIYNTWFGMGARVAAAQLAAFLMLFIFALIIVERWSRRQAKYYQISNRQHSLQKYQLKGVRSLLAILSCFIPLALGFLAPAIYLADMTIRNAEVTLNDNFYSLAKHSLILALISGALAMILSLIMAYGQRLNGNLAMVSAVRLTSMGYAIPGIVIAVGVLIPMGQLDNSIDNWMNSTFGVSSNLLLSGTIIGLIFAYLVRFLAVALGAVESSLNKIKPSLDDASRSLGYGATSTLINIHLPLMSGGMLTAAMLVFVDVMKELPATLVLRPFNFDTLAVRVYQYASDERLVEAAAPALAIVLVGMIPVIFLSVRIARSRSYSQV
- a CDS encoding pentapeptide repeat-containing protein, translated to MDVQEILWQYGQGNRDFSRLDLQNINIIQAELMEANLSRTALDWANLSGTNLNRANLNRADLMHAKLISAQLIEADLIGADLSDADLSWVNLEGAKLTYANLSNANLKQAILTNVDFKSANLSGANLVGVKLNGANLSRADLSKANLSGIDLTGANLSRVDLSRANLNGADLSGANLYKADLSRSNLRNGDLQGAILQGSNLHKANLKGANLSGAQLKESNLNLANLSEMSLQAGRLSSQIDLSSASLVGANLSAAILKNANLGYALLHQTYLIEVNLKGANLIDVSLMGADLRGTKFRNSSLCRINFTETIMPDGSVHP
- a CDS encoding YqhA family protein; translated protein: MLNLKKIEQIFEFIVWNFRIFTLIPVIFGLLSALNFFILGTLEVVYGMRLNLLFNYQFKSDEVIEVVSHIIGGIDYYLIGIVLLIFSFGVYEIFISKLDIRLKSEISHVLVTNSLEELKGKIIQVIIVALIVSLFKQVLTLEIEKSIDLVYVSGAILLIALSSYLMYAQSHLTEKKKDEDSQELKENQS
- the leuD gene encoding 3-isopropylmalate dehydratase small subunit, producing MSQVTQISGRGIPLIGNDIDTDRIIPARFLRCVTFDGLGEQVFADDRTQMNGEHPFDLPQYQGANLLVVNANFGCGSSREHAPQAIMRWGIQGIIGESFAEIFFGNCIANGIPCVTATPETIKQIQSLLQNNPQLSITLDLEAMEVRCGEFNFSVTMGEGSRQMLIGGSWDSCGQLIQNIETVKETATKLPYLAWENSLTA
- a CDS encoding RNA-guided endonuclease InsQ/TnpB family protein, whose protein sequence is MLTCNYQFKLKPARQQVKEIENYLTACRKVWNYALAERKDWSNSRKSDTNKCSLEKEYIIPADAPYPSYKLQTASLTEARKVCTDLKDINAQVLQQVLRQLDRAFAQMKSLNKGFPRFKNKYRMRSFVFPQFKTNPIANNYIKLPSIGLVKMKLSRPIPEGFVLKQARVIRKASGYFINLCFQADVNVPNPFPHGNPLGIDIGLDYFAVTSNNELIKRPRFFNKLHRKLRLLQRRLKNKKKGSNNRHKLNRKIARLHQTLSDTRKDFHYKLAHRLCDGNGMIFVEDIDFRAWGRNMLCKHNLDASFGQFFEILSHVCWKRDVYFAKVDKNYTSQICPNCGVHTGKKELSERLYTCPECGFSCNRDFAASLVIRNRGLVAVGQPVNENACGDGLTGLDSNIKLVKNL